A stretch of Caenorhabditis elegans chromosome IV DNA encodes these proteins:
- the epic-3 gene encoding Ascaris suum EPICuticlin protein related (Confirmed by transcript evidence;~Product from WormBase gene class epic), with protein sequence MAASSISNRLILTLLLVGCVTAAGLTRKRRADNSYGDEAVTPAGGGARVASMAVEEAPATVAPEGAGAQSNVESSGYRKKRASQNGYGDEAPVGGGAQVVEVSEAPAVTVENSGGSKTAVESSGY encoded by the exons ATGGCTGCTTCTTCCATTTCCAACCGACTTATTCTAACATTATTGCTTGTTGGCTGTGTGACTGCTGCTGGTCTGACTAGAAAACGACGGGCTGACAACAGTTATGGTGATGAAGCTGTGACACCGGCTGGCGGAGGTGCACGCGTGGCTTCGATGGCCGTAGAg GAAGCACCGGCGACCGTGGCCCCAGAAGGCGCTGGAGCACAATCGAACGTCGAAAGCTCTGGATATCGGAAGAAGCGAGCCAGTCAAAACGGGTATGGAGATGAAGCTCCAGTTGGCGGAGGAGCACAGGTCGTTGAAGTGTCTGAAGCGCCTGCTGTGACTGTGGAAAACTCGGGAGGATCCAAGACTGCTGTCGAATCCAGTGGTTACTGA
- the K08D12.8 gene encoding CC domain-containing protein (Confirmed by transcript evidence) encodes MASPSLSYILILSVLIAVCTAKSTADIEIVGPCVNSHCPHTYECQRDECIRERPKARPGTVSIGPCINTQCPVGHFCLNGENQCYPSK; translated from the exons ATGGCTTCTCCGTCGCTTTCCTATATTTTGATACTTTCTGTTTTGATCGCGGTTTGTACTGCTAAAAGTACTGCTgata tcGAAATTGTCGGACCATGTGTGAATAGTCACTGCCCACACACCTACGAATGCCAGCGAGATGAATGTATTCGAGAAAGAC caaaagcCCGTCCGGGAACCGTCTCAATTGGGCCGTGCATCAACACCCAATGTCCCGTCGGTCATTTCTGTTTGAACGGCGAAAATCAGTGCTATCCGTcgaaataa
- the ptpn-22 gene encoding Protein-tyrosine-phosphatase (Confirmed by transcript evidence), with translation MSDDTSASVWNDGGPPEIQEQKPKSPPPPLPTSNPVVKDTPNVVPTGDLIQFESEEERAATTVPNGNPVIFEKNPAMDGLLREFLKEEEAYTPQDYLRRFYQIRVEQEKLRMEAEYRSECAVAPQHYARNRYRDILPYDKNRVEIQKDSENPEGYMNASLIQLPGGKTEFIAAQAPLPATLDEWWKMIDEHRVSLVVILCKLVELNKIKCERYWPEQVGESELFGDYEITLEEEKLFDDDEYLMRCLKMENQTTGECRKVHQLHYREWPDHGCPSGEKQLLNMIDLMENIHEEVSPQDSSPILVHCSAGVGRTGTIIAINFIREQMKAETLHSIDIFGLVMTLRKQRASMVQTQDQFQFVHRCIASYCRRHLGIIEEPKLDLAPPVATADLPVGSSGSVRLIAPPTPTTGPSTDQTATIANYNQLHHHQSSSNHMDEDTSTEEAASVPDFPEEPPAPMGPEDLGSSAAF, from the exons ATGTCAGATGACACATCGGCATCCGTCTGGAACGATGGCGGCCCTCCA gaaattcagGAACAAAAGCCAAAAAGCCCACCGCCGCCACTGCCTACATCGAATCCAGTAGTCAAAGATACTCCAAATG TAGTACCCACCGGCGATCTAATTCAGTTCGAAAGTGAGGAGGAGCGGGCGGCGACGACAGTTCCCAACGGAAATCCTgtgattttcgagaaaaatccgGCGATGGATGGGCTTTTGCGCGAATTTCTGAAGGAAGAGGAGGCCTACACGCCGCAGGACTATTTGCGCAGATTTTAT caaatccgAGTGGAACAGGAAAAACTGCGAATGGAAGCCGAATATCGGTCAGAGTGTGCCGTCGCACCGCAACATTATGCTCGAAATCGATATCGCGACATTTTGCcgt ATGACAAAAATCGTGTGGAAATCCAAAAAGACAGTGAAAACCCCGAAGGATATATGAACGCTTCACTAATTCAATTGCCTGgtggaaaaactgaatttattGCGGCACAGGCTCCGCTACCGGCTACACTCGACGAATG GTGGAAAATGATCGACGAGCATCGTGTCTCACTAGTGGTAATTCTGTGTAAACTAGTCGAGTTGAACAAGATAAAATGCGAAAGATACTGGCCAGAACAAGTCGGTGAAAGTGAACTTTTCGGTGATTACGAGATCACTTTAGAAGAGGAGAAACTCTTTGACGATGATGAATATTTAATGAGATGTCTAAAAATGGAGAATCAAACAACAGGAGAATGTCGAAAAGTTCATCAACTTCATTATCGAGAATGGCCAGATCATGGATGTCCGTCTGGAGAGAAGCAACTATTGAATATGATTGATTTAATGGAGAATATTCATGAAGAAGTGTCCCCCCAAGATTCTTCACCGATTCTTGTACATTGTAGTGCGGGTGTTGGTAGAACGGGCACAATTATTGCGATTAATTTTATTCGTGAACAAATGAAAGCCGAGACACTTCATAgtattgatatttttggatTGGTTATGACGTTGCGGAAGCAGAGAGCCAGTATGGTTCAGACGCAG GACCAATTCCAATTCGTTCACCGCTGCATTGCCTCCTACTGCCGTCGACATTTGGGAATCATCGAGGAGCCGAAGCTTGATCTTGCTCCACCAGTTGCCACTGCTGATCTTCCAGTCGGATCTTCGGGCTCCGTGAGGCTTATCGCACCTCCAACACCAACTACAGGACCATCGACAGATCAAACGGCGACCATTGCGAATTACAACCAACTACATCATCATCAGTCATCATCAAATCATATGGATGAGGACACTTCTACAGAAGAAGCCGCAAGTGTGCCGGATTTTCCGGAAGAGCCGCCTGCCCCGATGGGGCCGGAGGATCTTGGCAGCAGCGCGGCATTTTGA